A single region of the Triticum dicoccoides isolate Atlit2015 ecotype Zavitan chromosome 2B, WEW_v2.0, whole genome shotgun sequence genome encodes:
- the LOC119362919 gene encoding non-specific lipid transfer protein-like 1, which yields MARPTHAVAALLAVVLALASGAASQAPAAGPAAPAGDCGSALTGLTGCLPYITPGAAPGKPPKECCTGVKTALASPASVACLCDAFGKDYGIPMNLTRAKGLPAACGGNPAALSNCSLKLPGGAPNGAPTEAPTPTSGSTPTTVSPSPAKSAATRSPVSAATILLAAVVAPLLSYYYL from the exons ATGGCGCGCCCCACCCACGCCGTCGCGGCTCTCCTGGCCGTCGTCCTCGCGCTGGCGTCCGGCGCGGCGTCGCAggcgccggcggcggggccggCGGCGCCGGCGGGGGACTGCGGCTCCGCGCTGACGGGCCTCACCGGCTGCCTCCCCTACATCACGCCGGGGGCCGCGCCGGGCAAGCCGCCCAAGGAGTGCTGCACCGGCGTCAAGACCGCGCTCGCCAGCCCCGCCAGCGTCGCCTGCCTCTGCGACGCCTTCGGCAAGGACTACGGCATCCCCATGAACCTCACCCGCGCCAAGGGCCTCCCCGCCGCCTGCGGCGGCAACCCGGCCGCCCTCAGCAACTGCAGCC TGAAACTGCCCGGCGGAGCCCCTAACGGCGCCCCTACTGAAG CACCTACACCAACTTCCGGATCAACACCAACAACCGTCAGCCCAAGCCCAGCGAAATCGGCAGCGACCAGATCTCCTGTCTCGGCGGCAACCATCCTCCTAGCCGCGGTGGTGGCGCCTCTGCTTTCTTACTACTACCTCTGA